Within the Nocardioides aurantiacus genome, the region CGAGAAGGCCGGCTGGGTGCGGCCCTCGTCGCGGAAGAAGGTCACCTGCTCCTTGAAGGCCATCCGCTTCTGCTGGGCGATCGCCATCAGCCGTCCGTCGGACCCGTCGGGGTTGGCCTCGGTGATCGCGTAGCGGTTGACCATCATGGTCACCTTCTGGCGGACGTAGAACCGGGGCAGGTGCATCTGGGCGCTCATGGCGCACACCCTAGGAGGCCGGGGCCCGGCTCAGGGGTGCATCCGCAGGAAGCCCGCGACCTGGCGCGTCAGCGGCTCCGCGGCGTCGAAGACCGACGGGTGGCGCCAGAAGCCGTGGACCTGCCCGAGGTAGCGCGTCGCCGTGACCTCCACGCCCAGCTCGGCCAGGCGCCGCGCGAGCAGCTCGCCCTCGTCGCGCAGCGGGTCGCCCTCGGCGGTGGTGACCAGCGTCGGCGGCAGCGTGGCCAGCCGCGCGTCGCTGGATCGCAGCGGGGCGAGGTCGGGGTCGTCGAGGTCGGCGGGCGTCGCGGCGTACTGCTGCCAGTACCACTCCGCTCCCCCGCGCTCGAAGCCCACGCCCTCCAGCCCGTACGACCCGCCCTCGCCGTGCGGGTCGAGGAACGGGTAGGTCAGCGCGAGCGCGGCGAACCGGCCGGGGTGGCGCAGCGCGGCGACGAGGGCGAGGTTGGCGCCCGCGCTGTCTCCGTGGGCGTACGCCGGGCCGGCGAGCCCCTCCGCGTCGGCGTGCGCGTCGAGCCAGCCGACGACCGTCGAGACGTCGTCGGGCGCGGCCGGGAACCGGTGCTCGGGCGGCCGGCGGTAGTCGACGCTCAGCACGGCCAGGCCGCACCGGTCCGCCAGCCGCCGGGCGGCGTTGTCGTGGACCTCGACGTCGTTGAGCACGAACCCGCCGCCGTGGAGGTGCACCACCACGCCCGGCGCGGCAGCCGCGGGCACGTAGAGGCGGCAGGGCACCCCGTCGGCGTCGACGTCGCGCACGTCGGCCACCGGCTCCCGGGGCTCGGCCAGCGCCGCGCGCTGCGCGTCCGCGCGCGCCGCGGCGACGTCGAAGCCGGGGTCCTGCACGGGGGTGTCGCCGGCGGCGGCCTCGACCGCGTGCCGGGCCTGCGGGAACAGCATCAGGACGCTCCTCCGTCGGCCAGCCGCGCGAGCTCCTCGTCGACGACCTCGGGGTCGAGCTTGGTGAAGACCGGGGTCGGCTTCGCGACCGGGGTGCCCGGCACCACCGGACGGCGCTCCCAGCGCGCGGCGGTGGTGTAGTCGCCGGTGAGCACCGGGTAGCCCGGACCGCCGTCGAGGTCCTCGGACTCGACCAGCTCGGGCATGGGCTGCACCCGGCCCTCCCCGCCCAGCACGAGGTCGACCGCGTTGGCCGAGAACGGCAGGAACGGCGAGAGCACCGTGTTGAGGTCGGCCACGCACTGGGTCAGGACGTGCAGCACGGTGCCCAGCCGCTCGCGCTGGTCCTCGCCCTTCAGCGTCCACGGGGCGGTGTCGGTGACGTAGCGGTTGACCTCGCCCACGACCTTCATCGCCTCGCCGATCGCGGCCTTCTGCCGGTGCCGGGCGATCAGGTCGCCGACCACGGTGAAGCTCTGCTCGACCCGGGCCAGCAGCGCCTCGTCGGCCTCGGTGAGGGGTCCGGCCGCCGGGACCTCGCCGAAGCTCTTGGCCACCATCGAGGCGGTGCGGTTGACCAGGTTGCCCCACCCGGCGACCAGCTCGTCGTTGGTGCGGCGCACGAACTCGGCCCACGTGAAGTCGCTGTCCTGGTTCTCCGGGCCGGCGGCGGCCACGAAGTAGCGGAACGCGTCGGGCTGGTAGCGGCTGAGCAGGTCGCGGACGTAGATCACGACGCGCTGCGAGGAGGAGAACTTGCGGCCCTCCATGGTGAGGAACTCGCTCGAGACCACCTCGGTGGGCAGGTCCAGCTCGCCGAGGCGGCCGGGCTCGCCGCCCTTGTCCCCCTTGCCGGAGTAGGCCAGCAGCTCGGCCGGCCAGATCTGGCTGTGGAAGGTGATGTTGTCCTTGCCCATGAAGTAGTACGACAGCGCGTCGGGGTCGTTCCACCACTGCCGCCAGGCCTCGGGGTCGCCGGTCCTGCGGGCCCACTCGATGCTCGCCGAGAGGTAGCCCACGACCGCGTCGAACCACACGTAGAGGCGCTTGCTGGGGTTCTCGCGCCAGCCGTCCAGCGGGACCGGGATCCCCCAGTCGATGTCGCGGGTCATCGCGCGGGGCCGGATGTCCTCGAGGATGTTCTGGCTGAACTTGATGACGTTGGGCCGCCAGGTGCCGCTGGCCTCGCGCTCGTCCAGCCACTCCCCCAGGGCACCGGCCAGGGCGGGGAGGTCGAGGAAGAAGTGTTGGGTCTCCACGAACTCCGGCGTCTCGCCGTTGATGCGCGAGCGCGGGGCCTTCAGGTCGGCGGGGTCGAGCTGGTTGCCGCAGTTGTCGCACTGGTCGCCGCGGGCCTTGTCGTAGCCGCAGATGGGGCAGGTGCCCTCGATGTAGCGGTCGGGCAGGGTGCGCCCGGTGGAGGGGCTGATGGCGCCGTACGTCGTCTGCTCGAGGAAGTAGCCGTTGGCGTGGACCCCGGTGAACAGCTCCTGGACGACCGCGGTGTGGTTGCGCGTCGTCGTACGGGTGTAGAGGTCGTAGGAGATGCCGAGGGCCGCGAGGTCCTCGGCGATGACGCGGTGGTTGCGGTCGGCGAGCTCCTGGGGGGTGACCCCCTCCTCGTCGGCCGCGATCAGGATCGGGGTGCCGTGCTCGTCGGTGCCCGAGACCATCAGCACGTCGTGGCCCGCCATCCGCATGTAGCGGCTGAAGACGTCGGAGGGGACGCCGAACCCGGCCACGTGGCCGATGTGGCGGGGGCCGTTGGCGTAGGGCCACGCGACGGCGGACAGCACTCTGCTCATGACGGTGATCCTAGGTTCCGGCGACATCTCGCACGCGTGGCGGGGAGGCGGGTCGACCGACGCCACCTCCCTCAGCAGCGGGGTGGGGGCGCCTTCCGCGCAGGCACTGCCTACCGTCGTGGCATGACCCCGGAGTACACCTCGACCGGCGAGAAGCTGCTGCTCCTGCTGCTCGACGACGAGTCGGGGCTGCTCAGCCGCGCCGACCGCCTCGACGCCGTGCTCGGGGCCGCCCACCTGCTCGACCTGGCCAGGCTCGGCTACGTCACGGTGCAGGCACCCACGCGCAGGTGGGGGTTCCTGGTCGGGGGCACGGTCCGGGTCGTGGGGACGCTGCCCGGCCTCCCGGTGCTGCGCTCGGCGTACGACGTGGTGGCCGCGGAGGAGGGCGACTCCCTCGCCGTGGTGAAGCGGCTCGGCCGAGGACAGCGCGACGCGCTCCTGCAGCGACTGGTCGACCGGGGCCTGGTGGAGCGGCGCCGGGGCCGGTTCCTCGGGCTCCCCGCCACGGTGTGGCCGGCGGTCGACGGGGAGCAGGAGAGGCGCACGCGCGGTGCGCTGACCGCCATCCTCGTGCACGGCTACGCCGCCGACGCGAGCTCCGCCGGCCTGGTCGCCCTGCTCCACGGCCTCGGTCTGTCCCACGCGGTGGTCGAGCGCGGCCCGGTCCCGGCCGCGACGGTCTCGGCACGGGCCAGGGCGATCGTCGAGGGCGACTGGGAGGACGACTACGTCGCGCGACGCGTGCCCTCGGTCCAGGCGGCCATCGAGGTGGCCCACCGCACGGTGAACGCGGTGACCCCCGGCCGGGCTAGCTGAAGTCCAGCTCGGCCGAACGGCTCCGCTTGAGCTCGAAGAACAGCGGGTACGACGCCACCGCGACGCAGCCGTCCCACAGCTTCCCGGCCTCCTCGCCGCGCGGCGCCTTGGTGATCACGGGGCCGAAGAACGCGGTGCCGTTGATGTGGATGGTCGGCGTGCCGACGTCGTCGCCGACCGCGTCCATGCCCTCGTGGTGGCTCTTCGCTACGGCCTCGTCGAGCGAGGCGTCGTCGTAGGCCTCGATCAGCTCGGCCGGGAGACCGGCGTCGGCGAGGGCGTCGACCGCGATCTGCCTGCCGAACTCCTGGCCCTCGACGTGGATGCGGGTGCCCATGGCGGTGTAGAGCGGCAGCAGCACCTCGCTGCCGTGCTCCTGCTCGGCCTTGATGCACACCCGCACCGGACCCCAGGCCGCGTCGAGCATGTCGCGGTAGTCCTGCGGGATGTCCTTGTCCTTGTTGAGATAGGCCAGGCTCATCACGTGCCAGTGCACCTCGACGTCACGCACCTGCTCGACCTCGAGCATCCAGCGTGAGGTGATCCAGGCGAAGGGGCAGCGGGGGTCGAACCAGAAGTCGGCGCGGTCTTTGCTCATGGTGGGCGAACCTAGCCGGACGGCCGCTGATTCCCGAGTGACATGATCGGTCCCATGCCTGGAACCAACCTGACCCGCGACGAGGCGCAGCAGCGCGCCCGCCTCCTGGAGGTGGCGTCGTACGACGTCGCGCTCGACCTCACCTCGAGCGAGACCACCTTCGAGTCGACCACCACGCTGCGCTTCCGCTGCGCCGAGACCGGGGCGGAGACCTTCGCCGACCTGGTCGGCGCGACCGTGCACGAGGTGGTCCTCAACGGCACCGCCCTCGACGCCTCCCAGGTGTACGCCGACCACCGCATCGCGCTGGCCGGGCTGCAGGCCGACAACGAGCTGGTCGTGCGCGCCACGCTCCCCTACTCCCGCACCGGCGAGGGCCTGCACCGCTTCGTCGACCCCGCGGACGACCGGGTCTACACCTACTCCCAGTTCGAGGTCCCCGACGCCCGCCGCGTCTACACCACCTTCGAGCAGCCCGACCTCAAGAGCCGCTTCACCTTCCACGTGACGGCCCCCGCCGACTGGGTCGTGGTGAGCAACGCCGCCACCCCGGAGCCCGAGGCCCTCGACGGCAGCCGCGCGGTGTGGCACTTCCCGGCGACCGAGCCGATGTCGACCTACATCACCGCGATCGTGGCCGGCGAGTACCACGCGGAGCACGACGTCTACCGCGGCAAGCACGGCGACATCCCGCTCGGCCACTACTGCCGGCAGTCGCTGGTGGAGCACATGGACACCGCCGAGCTGGTCAAGCTCACCAGCCAGGGCTTCGCCTTCTTCGAGGAGGCCTTCGACTACCCCTACCCGTTCGGCAAGTACGACCAGCTCTACGTGCCGGAGTACAACATGGGTGCGATGGAGAACGCCGGCGCCGTCACGCTGCGCGACGAGTACCTCCCCCGCAGCCGCCAGGACGCCTCGTTCTACGAGTTCCGGGCCTCGGTGATCCTCCACGAGATGGCCCACATGTGGTTCGGCGACCTCGTCACCATGCGCTGGTGGGACGACCTGTGGCTCAACGAGTCCTTCGCCGAGTGGGCCTGCTACCACGCGGCGGTGGAGGCGACCGAGTTCGACGAGTCGTGGACCGGCTTCACCAACGCCCGCAAGAACTGGGCGCTGCGCCAGGACCAGCTCCCCAGCACCCACCCGATCGCGGCCGACAACCACGACCTGCAGGCCGTCGAGGTCAACTTCGACGGCATCACCTACGCCAAGGGCGCCTCGGTGCTCAAGCAGCTGGTCGCCTGGGTCGGGCTCGAGAACTTCCTGGTCGGGCTGCGGGCCTACTTCCGGGCCCACGCCTTCGGCAACTCCGACTTCAGCGACCTGCTGAGCGCGCTGGAGACCGCCTCGGGCCGCGAGCTGGACTCCTGGGCCAAGGAGTGGCTGCAGACCAGCGGCGTCAACACCCTCACCCCGCGCTCGGAGACCGACGCCGACGGCGCCTACACCGCGTTCCGCATCGAGCAGACCGCCACGGTCGAGCACCCGACGCTGCGCCGCCACCGGCTCGGCATCGGGCTCTACGACGAGGTCGACGGCCACCTGGTGCGTCGTACGTCGGTGGAGGTGGACGTCGACGGCGAGACCACCGAGGTCGCCGAGCTGGTCGGCGTACGCCAGCCCGACCTGCTGCTGCTCAACGACGGCGACCTGACCTACGCCAAGATCCGGCTCGACGAGCGCTCGCTCGCCACCGTCGTCGGCGGCCTCGGCCGGCTCGACGACAGCCTGGCCCGCGCCCTGTGCTGGGGCGCCGCCTGGGACATGACCCGCGACGCCGAGATGCGGGCCACCGACTTCGTCGAGCTCGTGCTGGGCAACATCGCCGGCGAGACCGACGCGTTCGGCTCCTCCCGCATCCCCGGCTACGCCAGCCAGGCCGTGCACCACTTCTCCGACCCGGCCCACCGGCCCGCGCTGCGCGCCCGGTGGGAGGGCGGCCTGCGCGACCTGCTCGACGCGGCCGAGCCCGGCAGCGACCACCAGCTGACCTTCTCCCGGGCGCTCGCCTCGGCGGCGCGCAGCGAGGAGTCGGTGGCGCTGCTGGAGGGGTTGCTGGACGGCACCGCCGGCATCGAGGGCCTGGTCGTCGACACCGACCTGCGGTGGACGCTGCTCTCCGCGCTGGCGCGCGAGGGTGCGGCCGACGACGCGCGCATCGACGCCGAGCTGGAGCGCGACCACACCATCTCCGGCCAGGAGCGCGCGGCGTCCGCCCGCGCCGCCCGGCCGACCGCGGAGGCCAAGGCCGCCGCGTGGGAGCTGGCCGTGGTCCGCGACGACGTGCCCAACGAGACCCAGCGCAGCGTGGTCCTGGCCTTCATGCAGCCCGGCCAGGAGGAGGTGCTGCGGCCCTACGTCGCGCGCTACCTCGAGGTCGCGGAGACGCTGTGGGAGGACAAGGGCACCCAGCGCGCCTCGACGGCGCTGGAGTGGCTGTTCCCTCGGCCGATGGCCTCGCCCGAGCTGCTCGAGCAGGTCACCACGTGGCTGCGCGAGTCACCGGCCAACCCGGCGGCGAAGCGCTACGTGCGCGAGGGTGCGGCCGACGTGGAGCGCTACCTCGCCGGTCAGGCGCACGACCGGGGCTAGCGCCGAGCGGGCACGTGTGCTGAGCCCGGCGACGCCGAGCGGGCACTTCTGCTGAGCCCGGCGACGCCGAGCGGGCAGGTGTGGCCAGCGCGCCGGCGTACGACGCGGCACAACTGCCCGGTCGGCGAGTTC harbors:
- a CDS encoding alpha/beta hydrolase, which translates into the protein MLFPQARHAVEAAAGDTPVQDPGFDVAAARADAQRAALAEPREPVADVRDVDADGVPCRLYVPAAAAPGVVVHLHGGGFVLNDVEVHDNAARRLADRCGLAVLSVDYRRPPEHRFPAAPDDVSTVVGWLDAHADAEGLAGPAYAHGDSAGANLALVAALRHPGRFAALALTYPFLDPHGEGGSYGLEGVGFERGGAEWYWQQYAATPADLDDPDLAPLRSSDARLATLPPTLVTTAEGDPLRDEGELLARRLAELGVEVTATRYLGQVHGFWRHPSVFDAAEPLTRQVAGFLRMHP
- the metG gene encoding methionine--tRNA ligase, translated to MSPEPRITVMSRVLSAVAWPYANGPRHIGHVAGFGVPSDVFSRYMRMAGHDVLMVSGTDEHGTPILIAADEEGVTPQELADRNHRVIAEDLAALGISYDLYTRTTTRNHTAVVQELFTGVHANGYFLEQTTYGAISPSTGRTLPDRYIEGTCPICGYDKARGDQCDNCGNQLDPADLKAPRSRINGETPEFVETQHFFLDLPALAGALGEWLDEREASGTWRPNVIKFSQNILEDIRPRAMTRDIDWGIPVPLDGWRENPSKRLYVWFDAVVGYLSASIEWARRTGDPEAWRQWWNDPDALSYYFMGKDNITFHSQIWPAELLAYSGKGDKGGEPGRLGELDLPTEVVSSEFLTMEGRKFSSSQRVVIYVRDLLSRYQPDAFRYFVAAAGPENQDSDFTWAEFVRRTNDELVAGWGNLVNRTASMVAKSFGEVPAAGPLTEADEALLARVEQSFTVVGDLIARHRQKAAIGEAMKVVGEVNRYVTDTAPWTLKGEDQRERLGTVLHVLTQCVADLNTVLSPFLPFSANAVDLVLGGEGRVQPMPELVESEDLDGGPGYPVLTGDYTTAARWERRPVVPGTPVAKPTPVFTKLDPEVVDEELARLADGGAS
- a CDS encoding GOLPH3/VPS74 family protein, which gives rise to MTPEYTSTGEKLLLLLLDDESGLLSRADRLDAVLGAAHLLDLARLGYVTVQAPTRRWGFLVGGTVRVVGTLPGLPVLRSAYDVVAAEEGDSLAVVKRLGRGQRDALLQRLVDRGLVERRRGRFLGLPATVWPAVDGEQERRTRGALTAILVHGYAADASSAGLVALLHGLGLSHAVVERGPVPAATVSARARAIVEGDWEDDYVARRVPSVQAAIEVAHRTVNAVTPGRAS
- a CDS encoding DsbA family protein, with the protein product MSKDRADFWFDPRCPFAWITSRWMLEVEQVRDVEVHWHVMSLAYLNKDKDIPQDYRDMLDAAWGPVRVCIKAEQEHGSEVLLPLYTAMGTRIHVEGQEFGRQIAVDALADAGLPAELIEAYDDASLDEAVAKSHHEGMDAVGDDVGTPTIHINGTAFFGPVITKAPRGEEAGKLWDGCVAVASYPLFFELKRSRSAELDFS
- the pepN gene encoding aminopeptidase N, translated to MPGTNLTRDEAQQRARLLEVASYDVALDLTSSETTFESTTTLRFRCAETGAETFADLVGATVHEVVLNGTALDASQVYADHRIALAGLQADNELVVRATLPYSRTGEGLHRFVDPADDRVYTYSQFEVPDARRVYTTFEQPDLKSRFTFHVTAPADWVVVSNAATPEPEALDGSRAVWHFPATEPMSTYITAIVAGEYHAEHDVYRGKHGDIPLGHYCRQSLVEHMDTAELVKLTSQGFAFFEEAFDYPYPFGKYDQLYVPEYNMGAMENAGAVTLRDEYLPRSRQDASFYEFRASVILHEMAHMWFGDLVTMRWWDDLWLNESFAEWACYHAAVEATEFDESWTGFTNARKNWALRQDQLPSTHPIAADNHDLQAVEVNFDGITYAKGASVLKQLVAWVGLENFLVGLRAYFRAHAFGNSDFSDLLSALETASGRELDSWAKEWLQTSGVNTLTPRSETDADGAYTAFRIEQTATVEHPTLRRHRLGIGLYDEVDGHLVRRTSVEVDVDGETTEVAELVGVRQPDLLLLNDGDLTYAKIRLDERSLATVVGGLGRLDDSLARALCWGAAWDMTRDAEMRATDFVELVLGNIAGETDAFGSSRIPGYASQAVHHFSDPAHRPALRARWEGGLRDLLDAAEPGSDHQLTFSRALASAARSEESVALLEGLLDGTAGIEGLVVDTDLRWTLLSALAREGAADDARIDAELERDHTISGQERAASARAARPTAEAKAAAWELAVVRDDVPNETQRSVVLAFMQPGQEEVLRPYVARYLEVAETLWEDKGTQRASTALEWLFPRPMASPELLEQVTTWLRESPANPAAKRYVREGAADVERYLAGQAHDRG